CCGACCGCGACCTCCAGCCGGGCCCGGGCCAGGCGCTCGTCGACATGCGCCGGAGGCAGAAATTCCTGGACGTGAAGCCGGTCGCCGTAGAGATCGACCGCCAGGCCGAACTCGGGGATATCCCGGTCGTAGATGCGAAAACAGGCGATTTGCTCTTCGTTCGCCCAGCGCTGCAGGCGGCGCAGATTCTTGCGCAGCCGGTTGCGGAACATCTCGCCGTCCCGGCGGGCGCGCTCCTGCCAGGGACTTTCGGCCCGTTGCCGGCGATGTTTCGGGCTCAGGTCGAAGAGATAGAAGCGGCAGTCGAGGGGACCGTTTTTGACCCGGCTGGAGCGCTTCGCCGCCCATCCGGTGGCCCGCGCCAGGTCGGGGTCGCCGGTCAGCAGGCCGGCCCGCCAGCCGGAAAGCGCGGCGAAGAGTTCGCCGATGCCGGCATAGAGGTTCCTGAGGGCCAGCCGGTCGCCGAGACGCTCGCCGTAGGGCGGATTGACCACCAGCAGTCCCGGACCGTCCGGCAGTTCGGCGGCGGCCAGCTCCTCGATCCGCCGCGCGCGCACGACGACCTGGTCGGCCAGGCCGGCGGCGGCCAGATTGCGCCGCGCGATGGCGATCATGTCGCCGTCGGCGTCGAAGCCGAGAATCCGGGGCACAAGCGGGCGGTGCTCGTCGGCGATGGCCGCGGCTTCGTCCCTGAGCTCGCGCCAGAGATGCGGCCGGTGGCCGGGCCAGGCCTCGAATCCGAACCGCTCCCGGCGCAGTCCCGGGGCGATGCGGCCTGCGATCATCGCCCCTTCGAGCAGAAAGGTGCCGGAGCCGCACATCGGATCGAGCAGCGCAGCGCCGCTCTTCGCCAGCTCGGGCCAGCCGGCCCTGATCAGCAGGGCGGCGGCCAGGTTCTCTTTCAGCGGCGCCTGCCCCGCCCCGGTACGGGTGCCCCGCCGGTGCAGGCCCGGACCCGAAAAGTCGAGATAGAGGCGCGCCTCGTTCCCGGCCAGAAAGAGGTGAAAGCGCACGTCCGGGTTTTCGGTGTCGACATCCGGCCGGCGACCGGTCTGCGCGCGCAGGGAGTCGACCAGGGCGTCCTTGACCCTGAGAACGGCGAAGCCGGAATGGTCGAGCGGCGAGCGGCGGCTGGTGGCCGACAGGGCGAAGCTACCACCGTCAACGACATGCTCCCGCCAGGCAAAGCTGCGGGCGGCGCGGTAGAGATCGTCGTAACCGGCGACCTGCCAGGTCGCCAGCTCGAGCAGCACCCGGCTGCCCAGACGCGACCAGAGACAGAGGCGGTAGAGAGTGTCCAGTTCGCCGACACCGCCGACGCCGCCCTGGGTCAGGCGCAGCTCGCGGCCGCCGAGTTCGGCCAGCTCGGCCTGCAGAAGTTCTTCCAGTCCTTGCGGTACCGGAACGAAGAAACGCATGGCGGATCCTCTGCCAGGGTGTTGAGAAACGTCATGACGGCAGGCACGCCGACCGCAACGGTTTTGCGTCAGCCTGCCAACGAAAAAACCCCAGGGCGTGTCGCCCTGGGGTTGATTCTCTGGAGCGGGAAACGGGATTCGAACCCGCGACTTCGACCTTGGCAAGGTCGCACTCTACCACTGAGTTATTCCCGCTTGTCGGTGTTGCCCTTGCGAGGCGGGGCAATTTATAGCAAAACGAAACTGGCAAGTCAAACAAAAAAATCACTTTTTTCGGCTGGCGCCGAAAGTCCTGAAAAATCGGCTATTTTCTTGAAATCACGCTGAAAAACCGCACCAGGTAGTCGAGACCGGAAACGACGGTCAGCACCAGGGCGATGACGAAGAAAAACATGCCGACCTTGTGCATGTCGACATGAAAGAGCTCTATCGGCAGTCCGAAGAACCAGTAGAAGTCGTAGTGCAGCATCAGCCCCGGCAGGGCGCTCATCTGGAAGATGGTCTTGTACTTGCCCAGGGGGCTGGCGTCGATGACCACACCCTCTGAGGACGCGATTGAGCGCAGGCCGGTGATGATGATCTCGCGCGACAGGATGACCAGCACCATCCAGGCGGGCACCCTTCCCAGGGGGATGAGCATGATCATCACCGCCATCACCAGCAGCTTGTCGGCCAGCGGGTCGAGAAACTTGCCGAACACGCTGACGACCTGCCACTTGCGTGCCAGCCAGCCGTCGAAGGCGTCGGTTATGGCGGCCAGGCCGAAGACGCTGGCCGCCCACATGCCGGCAGCGCGGCTGTCGTAGGTCAGCAGCCAGGCGACCAGGGGAACGGCGAGGATGCGCCCCATGGTCAACAGGTTGGGCAGATTGAAGATTCCGGTTCTGATATTCACAATGTCGGCTCTGTCTGCTGGCGAAAGATTTCGAAGTAATGCCTGACCTTGCGGACGTAGCGTTGCGTTTCCGGATACGGGGGGATGCCGCCGTATCTGCGCACCGCCGACGGACCGGCGTTGTAGGCGGCCAGGGCCAGGTCGAGATCGTTGTCGAACATGTCGAGCATCCGCCGCAGGTAACGGCTTCCGCCACGGATATTATCGACGACATCGAGCGGATTGACAACATCCAATTCGGCCGCAGTTCCGGGAATCAGCTGCATCATGCCCATGGCCCCCTTGCGGCTGACCGCTTCCGGTTCGAAATCGCTCTCGACCTTGATCACCGCACGAATCAGGGCCTCGTCCAGGCCGTAGAGCCGGGCGAAATAGTCGATGATGTCATAGATGCTGTTTTCGCGGCTGAAATAGAGCTGCCAGTCGCCCTCGAGCGGGGTGTCGGTAAAGACGACGGAGCCGTCGGGTCTGACCTGACGGTAGATTTCGGCCGGCGCCGGCCGGGCAACCGCCAGAGCCAGGCCCAGGACCAGGCATGCCGGCGGCAGGCATTTGCGGACGATCTCTTTCATACAGAGGGCCTGTATACCCCAAAAGGCCTGAAAATTCAACAGACTATGCCCATTGAATTTGGTTGACACGATGGGAAGCGGATGCGGATAATGGAGAATCGTGTCAACCTGGAGCCCGATTCCCAACCCGTCATGGCGGACGGCATGTGCGGCACTCTCCGCCCGCCCGGTAGTGCGTTTATGAAAATAACATCCGATTTTCTGGTTATCGGCAGCGGCATCGCCGGCCTCTCCTACGCCCTCAAGGTGGCGGATCACGGCACCGTCTGCATCGTTACCAAGAGCAAGAGCGACGACAGCGCCACCAACCTGGCGCAGGGAGGCATCGCCGCCGTCAGCTCGTCCGCCGACAGCTTCGACCAGCACGTCGAAGATACCATGGTCGCCGGCGCCTGGTTGTCCCGGCCCGACATCGTGCGTATGGTCGTCGAAAGCGGTCCGGAGGCGATCCGCGACCTGGTGCGCTGGGGGGTGCAGTTCACCCGCCGCGACGACAACACCTTCGACCTGACGCGCGAGGGCGGCCACAGCCAGCGGCGCATTCTCCACTTCAAGGACATGACGGGCCAGGAGATCGAGCGGGCCCTGGTCGAGGCGATCAGCCGGCACCCGAACATCACCGTCTACGAAAACCATATCGCCATCGACCTGATCACCGCCCGCAAGATCGGTGCCGGCGGCGAGGGTGACCGCTGCCTCGGCGCCTACGTGCTCGACCAGGCCAGCAACGAGATCATCACCTTCGGTGCGCCGATCACCACCCTGGCCACCGGCGGCGCCGGCAAGGTCTACCTCTACACCTGCAACCCCGACATCGCCACCGGCGACGGCGTCGCCATGGCCTACCGGGCGGGAG
This window of the Geothermobacter ehrlichii genome carries:
- the rlmKL gene encoding bifunctional 23S rRNA (guanine(2069)-N(7))-methyltransferase RlmK/23S rRNA (guanine(2445)-N(2))-methyltransferase RlmL, whose protein sequence is MRFFVPVPQGLEELLQAELAELGGRELRLTQGGVGGVGELDTLYRLCLWSRLGSRVLLELATWQVAGYDDLYRAARSFAWREHVVDGGSFALSATSRRSPLDHSGFAVLRVKDALVDSLRAQTGRRPDVDTENPDVRFHLFLAGNEARLYLDFSGPGLHRRGTRTGAGQAPLKENLAAALLIRAGWPELAKSGAALLDPMCGSGTFLLEGAMIAGRIAPGLRRERFGFEAWPGHRPHLWRELRDEAAAIADEHRPLVPRILGFDADGDMIAIARRNLAAAGLADQVVVRARRIEELAAAELPDGPGLLVVNPPYGERLGDRLALRNLYAGIGELFAALSGWRAGLLTGDPDLARATGWAAKRSSRVKNGPLDCRFYLFDLSPKHRRQRAESPWQERARRDGEMFRNRLRKNLRRLQRWANEEQIACFRIYDRDIPEFGLAVDLYGDRLHVQEFLPPAHVDERLARARLEVAVGILLEECGLPADRLYCKERRRQKGREQYRPLARKGELFEVEEDGLRLLVNLQDYLDTGLFLDHRPARRLIRELAAGRRFLNLFCYTASATVHAAAGGAKTTTSVDLSRTYLDWAERNLRLNGFHGRRHRLVRAHCFEWLRRERAEYDLIFCDPPTFSNSKSFAGTFDVQRDQVKLLELAMRRLAPGGLLIFSTNRRGFRLDPEVERRWSVEDWTEPSLPPDFGRRPPIHRCWLIRHAADLDPRQGQGGANAQNGGERIRS
- the pgsA gene encoding CDP-diacylglycerol--glycerol-3-phosphate 3-phosphatidyltransferase: MNIRTGIFNLPNLLTMGRILAVPLVAWLLTYDSRAAGMWAASVFGLAAITDAFDGWLARKWQVVSVFGKFLDPLADKLLVMAVMIMLIPLGRVPAWMVLVILSREIIITGLRSIASSEGVVIDASPLGKYKTIFQMSALPGLMLHYDFYWFFGLPIELFHVDMHKVGMFFFVIALVLTVVSGLDYLVRFFSVISRK
- a CDS encoding lytic transglycosylase domain-containing protein, which translates into the protein MKEIVRKCLPPACLVLGLALAVARPAPAEIYRQVRPDGSVVFTDTPLEGDWQLYFSRENSIYDIIDYFARLYGLDEALIRAVIKVESDFEPEAVSRKGAMGMMQLIPGTAAELDVVNPLDVVDNIRGGSRYLRRMLDMFDNDLDLALAAYNAGPSAVRRYGGIPPYPETQRYVRKVRHYFEIFRQQTEPTL